A region of Onychomys torridus chromosome 10, mOncTor1.1, whole genome shotgun sequence DNA encodes the following proteins:
- the Nkx3-2 gene encoding homeobox protein Nkx-3.2, translating into MAVRGASTLTPFSIQAILNKKEERGVLPAPEGRPAPGGTEVAVAAAPAVCCWRLFGDTDAGALGGAEDSRLASPTRTRTAVGQTAESPGGWDSDSALSEENEGRRRCADVPGASGAGRTRVTLGLDQPICEMHAAKDLEEEAPVRSDSEMSASVSGDHSPRAEDDGVSPGGARVPGLCSAAGSGPGGGQAGGMEEEEEPAAPKPRKKRSRAAFSHAQVFELERRFNHQRYLSGPERADLAASLKLTETQVKIWFQNRRYKTKRRQMAADLLASAPAAKKVAVKVLVRDDQRQYLPGEVLRPPSLLPLQPSYYYPYYCFPGWALSTCAAAAGTQ; encoded by the exons ATGGCTGTGCGCGGCGCCAGCACCTTGACGCCCTTCTCCATCCAGGCGATCCTCAATAAGAAAGAAGAGCGCGGCGTGCTGCCTGCGCCCGAGGGGCGCCCGGCACCCGGGGGCACAGAAGTGGCGGTGGCCGCGGCGCCCGCCGTCTGCTGCTGGCGGCTCTTTGGGGATACCGACGCGGGTGCACTGGGGGGCGCCGAGGACTCGCGGCTGGCGTCTCCCACCCGAACCAGAACAGCTGTGGGGCAGACCGCGGAAAGCCCCGGAGGTTGGGACTCGGACTCAGCTCTGAGCGAGGAGAACGAGGGCAGGAGGCGCTGCGCCGACGTTCCGGGAGCCAGTGGAGCCGGCCGCACCAGGGTGACCCTGGGCCTGGACCAGCCGATCTGCGAGATGCATGCCGCCAAGGACTTGGAGGAGGAAGCCCCGGTCCGCAGCGACAGCGAGATGTCAGCCAGCGTCTCAG GCGACCACAGCCCAAGAGCTGAGGACGATGGTGTCAGCCCCGGAGGTGCACGCGTGCCTGGGTTGTGCAGTGCAGCGGGCAGCGGGCCTGGCGGCGGGCAGGCGGGcggcatggaggaggaggaagagcccgCAGCCCCCAAGCCTCGAAAGAAGCGCTCTAGGGCAGCCTTCTCGCACGCCCAGGTCTTCGAGTTGGAACGCCGCTTTAACCATCAGCGCTACCTGTCCGGACCGGAGCGCGCAGACCTGGCGGCTTCCCTGAAGCTCACCGAGACGCAGGTCAAAATCTGGTTTCAGAATCGCCGCTACAAGACCAAACGCAGGCAGATGGCCGCAGACCTACTCGCCTCGGCGCCCGCCGCCAAGAAAGTGGCAGTAAAGGTGCTGGTGCGCGACGACCAAAGACAGTATCTGCCGGGAGAGGTGTTGAGGCCcccctctcttctgcctctgcagccCTCCTACTACTACCCTTACTACTGCTTCCCAGGCTGGGCGCTGTCCACCTGCGCAGCCGCTGCTGGTACCCAGTGA